The genomic interval GAGGCCCGCGCGGTCAGCCGGAGCTATCCGGGAGTGCAGGCCCTCGACGGAGTGACCCTGAGCGGGCACGGGGGCAAGGTGCTCGCGATCTGCGGTGCCAACGGCGCGGGCAAGTCGACCCTCGCGAAGATTCTCGCCGGGATCGAGACTCCGAGTTCCGGCAGCGTGCGGGTCGTGGGCGCGGACGTCGAGATCGATTCACCGGCCTCGGCATTCGATGCGGGCGTGCTGCTCATGCACCAGGAGCCCGTGCTGATCGACACGTTCACCATCGAGGAGAACGTGATGCTGCGCGGCCTCTCGGGCGCCGACGGAAACCGGGCCTGGCGGACGGTGCAGAAGCCCGATCGCGCGAAGGTGCGCGAGGCGCTCGCCGCCGTGGGGATGGAAGACGTGCCGTTGACCTGCCTGGCCGGCTCGCTCGGGCCCGGTCAACGGCAGATGCTCGCGTTGAGTCGAGCAGTGATCCAGCCGCACCGGGTGCTGCTGCTCGACGAGACCACCGCGTCGAGCACCGAGGAGCATTTCAAGGACGTCCAGGCCCTCGTCGAGCGTGAGAAGGCGGCGGGCGTCGCCGTCGTGTTCGTCTCCCACCGCATGCCCGAGGTCTTCGCGCTCGCCGACGACATCGCCGTGCTGCGCGGTGGGAGGCTCATCGATGTGGTCGATGCGCGGGAGACCGACCAGGACGAAGTCCTCTCGCTCATGATCGGCGAGGCCGTCGCCGCGCTCGAGCCGCCGAGGTACGAGCCCCCCGAGGGCGCGCCGCCGCTCGTCGAGGTTTCCGGCTGGAACGCGGGATCGGCCCGCGACATCTCCTTCGAGATCGGCGCGGGCGAGGTGCTCGGCATCTACGGACTCGTCGGCAGCGGTCGCAGCTCGGTCGCCCGCTCGCTCTCGGGCCATCAGCCGTCGTCCGGCGGCGCGATGAGACTCGGCGGAGCGACCTTGAGACCGGATTCGGTGAAGCGCGCCCTGCGGGCCGGAATCGTCTACGTGCCCGAGGATCGGAAGAAGGAGGGGTTCATCCCCGACTTCTCCAACGGGCAGAACCTGACGCTCGCGACGCTCGGCAAGAACAGCCGGGGCGGGGTACTGAGCCCGTCGCGAGAGCGGGCGCGGGTGCGCGAGCTGATCGCCAAGTACCAGGTGAAGGGCGGGGGCGCCACGCTCACGCGATCGCTTTCGGGCGGCAACCAGCAGAAGGTCTGCATCGCCAAATGGATGGAGACCGAGCCGGACCTGGTGGTGCTCGACGAGCCCACGAAGGGCATCGACGTCGGCGCCCGCATGAACATCTACGAGATCATCCGAGATCTCGCGGCGCAGGGGAAGTCCGTGCTGGTGATCACCAGCGAGGCCGAAGAGGCGCTGATGCTCTGCAATCGCGTCGCGGTGCTGCGCGATGGAGCACTGGTCGCCGAGTACTCGACGGCCGACGCCACGACCGATGATTTGATCCGAGCCTCGCTCGGGGGAGAGACCGCATGACTGACATCGCAACGCATCCGACACGTCCCCAGCCGAGGGCCGACCGAGAGGGGCCGGGGTCGGCGTTCCTCGGCTGGCTCTCCGGCCAGTACGCCCTGGGGATTCTCGTCGTGCTCCTCGTCATCGCCGGACTGTCGACGAGCGCCTTCTTCACCCCGCGCAACCTCACGAACGTCATCCTGCAGGTGTCGGTCGTCGGCATCGTCGCGCTCGCGCAGTTCCTCGTCGTCCTCACCGGCGGCATCGACATCAGCGTCGGCTCGGTCGTGGGGCTCTCGGGCGTGCTCGCGGCGGGGCTGTTCGGGGGCGAGAACGTCCTCGTCGCCATCCTGGTGGCGCTGGCCGTGGGGCTGCTGGTCGGAGTGATCAACGGGTATCTGGTCGCGTTCAGAGGGCTCGAGGCCTTCATCGTGACGCTGGGAATGATGGCGCTCGCCCGGGGACTCGTGTATGCGCAGACCGAAGGGGTGCCCGTGAGCCCGGGAGCCGAGAACTTCCGCGTCATCGCGACGACCGCCGTCGGCCCGGTGCCGTTGCTCGGCATCATCTGGATCGCCATCGCCGTCGGCATCTGGTTCCTGGTGAGCCGCACCGTCTTCGGCCGGCGCGTCTACGCGCTCGGCAGCAGCCGTCAAGCCGCGGAGGCTTCGGGCATCCCGGTGCGCAGCACCACGCTCTGGGTGTACATGATCGCCGGTCTGCTCGTCGGCTTCGCCGGTTTTCTGCTGGCGTCACGCGTCGGATCGGCGACCCCGACCGGCGGGTTGAACTATGAGCTCGACACCATCGCCGCGGTCGTGATCGGCGGGGCGAGCCTCGTCGGAGGCCGAGGCAGGGTCTTCGGCACCGTCGTCGGCGTGCTCATCTTCGGGGTGATCTCGAACCTGCTCGTGCTGCTCAACGTCTCGACCTTCCTCCAGGACGCCTTCCGCGGCGGCCTGATCCTCGTCGCCGTTCTGCTCACGACGATCCAGCTCCGCGCCCGGAAGCGCGCGGCTGCCTAGTCCGTCGCTTCGGAAGCGCATCCCGTCGACCTCGGTCGGCACCGTCCCACGCCAGAAATCAGATTGGAATCCTCATGAAGTTCATCCGTCGAACCGCGAAGGTCGCGGCCGTTGCCGGCTCGCTCGCGCTGGTGCTCTCGGGCTGCTCCACCATCGGCAGCGATACGGGAGGCGGTGATCGGGAAGCCGGCGGGAAAGCGCTCGATGAGGTCGTCATCGGCTTCGCGCAGCGCCAGGTCGATGCGCCCTACTTCGCCGCAATGGTGCAGATCGCCGAAGACCGCGCGAAGGCCGAGGGCTGGGAAGTGCGCGTGCAGAACGCCGATGGCGACGCCGTGACGCAGATCGATCAGGCGCAGACCCTCGTGAGCCAAGGGGTCGACGTGCTCGTCGTCGACTCGATGAGCCCCGCCAGCCAGAAGGTGCAGTTCGCCGATATCGCTCAGGAAGTCCCGCTCGTGTTCGTCGACACCGGCATCGATGAGGTCGGTATCACGACGGTGCAATCGGACAACTACGAGATCGGGAAGCTCTCGGGCGGTCTCACCGCCGAACGCATCGGCGCGGGCTCCGAGATCACTGTCGCCGTACTCAACGGCGGTCCGGATGACGAGGTCGTCGGGCCCCAGCGTCAGCAGGGCTTCCTGGACGGTCTCGAAGCAGGCGGCGTCGGCTACGAGGTCGTGGCCGAGCAGCCGGCCGTGTACTCGCAGGATCGCGCGGTGCCCGCGACCGAGAACATCCTGTCGGCGCACCCCGATGTCGACCTGATCCTGGGGCTCAACGACTCGATGGCCCTGGGCGCGCTGACCGTGCTCGAGGATCAGGGGAACACGACCACCCTCGTCGCAGCCTCGGCGGACGGCCAGAAAGAGGCCATCAAGAAGATGATGGATGAGGGGTGCGATGCCCAGTACGTCTCCACGGGGCTGAACTCACCCGAACTCGCTGCAGACGAGGCCTTCACGATCGCGCTGCAGATCGCGACCGGCGAGGCCGCGGCGTCCGACTTCGAGCCGGTCATCCACACCGAAGCGGTCGGCATCGACTGCGACAACGCCGCCGAGTACTACAACGCCGACAGCCTGTTCTGAACAGCGGAGGGGTGGAGATGCGTGCAGTGACGGTGCATGGCGCAGGCGATCTGAGGATCGAGCGGGTGGAGCAGCCGCTGCTCGAATCCGATGGGGTGCTCGTGCGGGTCGCCTTCGGAGGGATCTGCGGGAGCGATCTCCACTACTACCGGCACGGCCGGAACGGCATCTACGAGTTGCGGTCGCCCCTGGTCCTGGGGCACGAGATCGTGGGGACCATCGCGGAGATCGCCCCGGGAGTCCCCGGAGACCTGCTCGTCGGGCAGGCCGTGGCGATCCATCCCGCGATCCCCACGCCGCCTCCCGGCGGTGCGGCCGGGCATGGCCTGCACCTCGCTCCAGGAGGGAGCTACCTCGGGAGCGCATCGACGGTGCCGCACACACCGGGTGGCTTCGCCGAGTTCGTGCGGACGACCGCCGATCAGCTCCGCCGGCTGCCCGAGGGGCTGCCGCTGCGGCGCGCAGCGCTGGCCGAGCCGCTGGCCGTCGCACTGCACGGAGTCGACCGCTACGAGGGGGACTACGCGGGCAAGCGCGTGCTCGTGAGCGGCGCCGGGCCGATCGGGTGTCTCGCGATCGCGGCGCTGCGTCGGCGCGGTGCCGGGGAGATCGTGGCGACCGACATGTGGGAAGAGCCGCTGCGCGTCGCGCGCATGGTCGGCGCGGATGAGGCCCGTCGACTCGGGGTCGACCCCCCGCTCGCCGACGACGCGTTCGATGTGGTCATCGAGGCCTCGGGGTCCCCGGCGGCCACGGTGTCCGCGCTGCGGGCGGTGCGACGGGGCGGCACCATCGTGCAGCTGGGCATGCTGCCCGACGGCGAGCTCCCGGTGCCGCTCGCATCGCTCGTGAGCCGCGAGGTCACGCTTCGAGGGTCTCAGCGATTCGATGTCGAACTCGACGAGTCGGTGAGGATTCTCGCGCATTCCGAGGCACTCGACGCCGTCGTCTCTCATGTGTTCCCGGTGGAGCATGCACGCAAGGCGTTCGAGACCGCCGCCGACTCGCGAGGCTCGACGAAAGTGCTGATCGAGTTCTGAGCGCTTCGCCTCCGACGAGGTGCCCGCGTCGCTTCGGCGATGCGGGCATTCGTCATTCGAGGGCGGATGTGTTATCGAAAAATGGACAACATTACCGAAATGTGAGAATCAGATGTACGATGGTGGGATCGCATCGACGAAGTTGGGAGATCAACGCAATGAATGACACGCCGCACGGCGACGCCGGGACCGACCCGGCCGAGGTGGTCGCGCGCCTGCGCGACCGCGCGACCTTCATCCGCACGGAGACCGTGCGCCTCATCGAGATCGCGAAGGTCGGGCACTACAGCTCGGTGTTCTCCGCGGCCGAGATTCTCGCGACGCTCTACTACGACGTCATGCATCTCACGCCCGAGCGCCCGGACGATCCCGATCGCGATCGCTTCACGATCGGCAAGGGGCACGCGGCCGTCGGCATGTACCCGATCCTGGCGGATCTGGGCTACTACCCCATGAGCGCTCTCGACACCTATGCCCACCTGGGCAGCGCGTTCGGCGACCACCCCGACATGACGAAGATCCCGGGCATCGACTTCAGCTCGGGGTCGATCGGACACGCCCTGTCGAACGGCATCGGCATGGCCCTCGCCGGGCGCATGGAGGGGCGCGACTTCTCCGTCTTCGTGATGCTCGGCGACGGCGAGATGCAGGAGGGCCAGGTGTGGGAGGCCGCGATGTCGGCGGCGCACCACAAGCTCGACCGGGTGGTCGCGATCGTCGACCGGAACGGATTCCAGCTGGACGGCGAGGTCGATGACATCATCGGCATCGAGCCCATCGCCGAGAAGTGGCGCGCGTTCGGGTGGCGCGTGGTCGAGGTGGACGGACACGACGTCGAAGCCGTGCGCACGGTGCTGCGCGAAGCGAAGCACCGCGAGCCCGACGGCGTCCCGACCTGCGTCATCGCGAGGACGAGCAAGGGCAAGGGAGTCGCCTACATGGAGGAGGAGCCGGGGTGGCACCTCGGCTATCTCGCGCCGCAGGATGCGGAGCGGGCCGTGGCGGAGATCCGGAACACGAAGACGAAAGGAGCGGACGTCTGATGTCGTCGACGCTTGACGCAGGATCCTGGCAGTACCGCGCGCTGAACGAGCTCAATCCCGGCCTCGACTATTTGTCCCTCGGGCTCGAGGACCTCGTCGCGGCCGGTGCGCCCGTCGTCGCCGGCACGGCCGACCTGACCTACTCGAACGGGCTCAACCGGTTCCAGGCCTCCCATCCCGACCGATTCGTGCAGTTCGGCATCTCCGAGCAGCACATGGTGTCGGCCGCAGCGGGGATGGCGACGGCGGGGACGATGCCGTTCGTCGCGACGTTCGCCTCGTTCCTCGGCCTGCTGTGCTGCGAGCAGATCCGCATGGATGTGGCGTACACGAAGCTGCCGGTGCGGCTCGTCGGTCACCACACGGGCATCTCCTTGGGGTTCTACGGAACGAGCCACCATGCGACCGAGGACATTTCGACCATGCGGGCGATCGCGGGGCTCACGGTCGTCTCGCCCGCCGACGGACCGCAGCTGCGCGCCGCCATCCGCGCGTCGGCCGACTGGCCGGAGCCGATCTACTTCCGCATCAGCCGCGGCCGGGACCCGCAGGTCTACGGGGACGGCGTCGAGTTCGAGTTCGGCAAGGGCATCGAGCATCTGCGCGGCACCGACGTCACCATCATCGCGTGCGGGATCCTCGTGCACGCGGCGCTCCAGGCGGCGGAACGGCTCGCGGAGGAGGGGGTCTCCGTCGGGGTCGTCGACATGCCGACCGTGAAGCCCCTCGACGAGGATCTGGTGCGCGACGTCGCCGGCCGCACCGGCGTGATCATCACCGCCGAGGAGCACAACATCATCGGCGGACTCGGCGCGGCCGTGGCGGAGGTGCTCGCCGAGCATCCCGGAGGAGCGCGCCTGTTCCGGCACGGCATCAGGGACGAGTACAGCCTCATCGCCGCTCCCACGCGCCTCTACGCGCACTACCGGCTCGACGGCCCGGGGCTCGCCGAAGTCGTACGCGAGCAACTGGAACCCCGGAGCTGATCCGCGGGCGGCCCGCGACGCTTCGCGCCGTGGGCCGCCCGAACCGCGCGGCTACTCGGGTGCGCTGCCCGGATCGAGGGTCGAGCGGAACGCGGCGAGCTTCTGCTTCATGCCCCGCAGCCGTGCGAGATTGACGTGCTCTCCCTTCATCGCGGTCGTGGTGGCGAGGATGTCGATCACGACGAGCGCGGCGATGCGGCTGATGGTCGGGGTGTAGACGTCCGTGTCCTCGAGCGTGGCGGTGACGATCGCGACGTCGGACGCGTCGATGAGGGGTCCGGTGCTCGAAGCGGTGATCGTGATGACGTGCGCGCCGTTCGCGCGCGCCTCCGACGCGATCGTGGAGAGCGGCACCGTGCGGCCCGTGTGCGAGACGAGCACGAAGAGGTCGCCCGTGTCCGCGGTCGCGGCCGTCATGAACTGCTGATGCGGATCGGCGAGCGCCGAGCACGGTTTTCCGAAGAGAGCCGCCTTCTGCTCGGCATCCTCCGCGATGATGGACGACGCGCCGAAACCGAAGAAGTGCAGGCGATCCGCCGCCTCGATGAGCGCGATCGCGCGCGCGACCGAGTCGGGATCGAACGACCGCCTGGTGTGGTCGAGGCTCGAGATCGTGTGGTCGAAGATCTTCGTGATGATCGTCGGAAGCGCGTCGCTCTCCTCGATCGCGGAGTGCGTCGTCGGCACGCCGAGCGCCAGGAACCGCGCCATCTCGAGTCGGAATCCCCGGAACCCCGCGAACCCCATGCTCGCGCAGAAGCGGATGACCGTGGGCTCACTGACCCCGGCGGCCCGAGAGACCGCGGCCAACGTCATCCGCGTGACCTCTTCGCGATGCTGGAGCACGTACTCCGCGACCGCCCGCTCCGACCGGCTCAACGCGGGGAGGCGGTCCGAGATCGACTGCAGCAGGGAGGTGGACACGGAATCACTGTAGCGCCACGGGTGCGCGCCACGGCGCCGCCCCGGCGGGATCGGCTATGCGGCCTCGGAGCCGAGGCCGCGGAGCAGATTGTCGACGGCAAGCGAGACCGCGCGGTGCATGCTCTCCTCGGTGAAGCCGCCGAGGTGAGGCGTGGGACGGCACCTCGGATGGCGGAGCAGCGGCGTGAGCGCGGGCGGTTCGGCGTCGAAGGCATCGACCGCGTACGCCCCGAGTCGTCCGCTTTCGAGGGCATCGAGCACGGCCGCATCGTCGACGAGGGACGACCGCGCCGTATTGATGAGGATCGCCCCGTGTCGCAGCGCCCGGAGCGCGTCGGCGTCGACAAGCGGTCGGTCGCCGGGCGGGCTGTGCAGCGTGATGACGTCCGACGACGAGAACAGCTCGGCGGTGTCGACCATGCGGGCGAGGCTGCTCTGCTCGACGAAGGGATCGCTCGCGAGCACGTCGGCGCCGAAGGAGGCGGCCACGGCCGCGACGGTGCGGCCGATCGCCCCGAGCCCCACGATCCCGACCGTGCGATTGCCGAGTTCGCCGCCGCGGGTGCGATCCCATTCGCCGGCCCGCACCGCGGCAACCGCCCCGTCGAAGTCTCGGAGCGCCGCGAGCATATGCAGTACGGTCAGCTCCGCGACGCCCGGGGCGTTGGCGGCGCGCGCGACCTCGACCGCGATGCCCGCCGCCGCTGCGGCCGACATGTCGATCGCGTCCGTCCCCACGCCGTTGCGCGAGATCACGCGCAGGGCCGGAGCGGAGCGGAGCGCCTCGGCGGAGACCGGTTCGACTCCCGCGAGATAGCCGACGACGTCCTGCGAGAGCAGGTCCGAGAGCTCGGTCTCGTCCGGAGTGCGGCCGGGCGGTCCCGGCAGCAGCTCGTATCCGGCCTCGATCAGCGGAGCCAGCTCCGGCACGTTCTCGAGGCCCGCCGAGGTGAGAGAGCGCGGCGTGACGAGAATGCGTTCGCGTGCTGCGATCATGGTGTTCAGGCCTCCCGCGCGTCGCGGGCGATCGCCCCGAGGCGATCGAAGGCCGCGCCCGAGGTCGGGATGTCGACGTCGAAGACCTCGGCGATGACGCGGGTCCATCCGTGGATGAAGTAGACCCATCCATCGTGCACGTCGAGATCGCGCTCGCCCTCCTGCGCTCGCGCCTGGTCGAGAAAGACGAGGTCGCCGCGGTAGTTCAGATCCCACACCCGGGCCCGCGCGGGGAAGACCGCGGCGTCGCTGAGCGGGGATCCCGGGGCGTCCTTCCCCAGGCCGGTGGCGTTGACGATGACGCTCCCCGCCGGCATCGAAGCGAGGACGGCGTCGTTCTCGACGGGATGCGGACTCAGCACGCATCGCAGCGGTACATCGGTCCCGAATCCCGCGTAGACCTCCGCCAGGGAATCGAGACGCGCCTGACTGCGGTTGCTCACCACGATCTCGGCGGGCACATCGGAGCCGCGCTCGGCTCGGGTCAGGTGCCAGGCCATGGCGATCGCCGAGCCGCCGGCACCCATGAGGAACACGGAGCGACCCGGCCACTCGCCGTCGGCGACGATCGCGTCGAGTGCGTAGCCCGCGGTGATCGGGTCCTTCGCGTGGGCGCGCAGCTGCCCGTCACGCCGGGAGATGCAGCTGATCTCGTCCATGAGCACGGTCAACGGATCCGCGTAGTCGAACAGGTCCGCGGCCGCCTGATACAGGTCGAGCTTGTGCGTGGTGACGAGCGCCCCGATGCTGAGTGCGTCGTCGCGGAAGAACTGGACGACGGCCCGGTAGTCGTCCACCGGGGCGTGCAGCGGGAGGTCGATGCCGACGAAGTCGACGTCCCCGAGGCCGAGCTCCTCGGCCCACAACGGGAAGACCCGTCGTATCGAGGACTTCGCGGTGCTGACGCCGATGAAGTAGAACGTGCGGCGCCTCGCCGGGTGCAGCGTCGTGGCGGTGAACGTCGGGTACTGGTCGGTCATGTCGGGTTACGCTCCTGCGGTCGAGAGGGCCGCGGTGGCGCCCGCGGCGAGTGCGGTGATCTGCGCCCATTCCCCGGCGGCGACGAGTGCCCGGGGGGCCACCCAGCTGCCACCGATGGCGGTCACCGCGGGAATGGCGAGATAGCTCGCGGCGTTGTGCGCGCCGATCCCGCCGGTGGGCATGAACGAGAGGCCGGTGTGCGCGAACGGGGCCGACAGCTGCGCGAGCGCCGCCGCCCCGCCGTTCGCCTCCGCGGGAAAGAACTTCACCGTCGTGTGCCCCTCGGCGAGACGCTGCTGGATCTCTCCCGCCCCGGTGACCCCCGGGATCACGAGCAGGCCGCGTTCGAGGGCCCGCGCCGCGGTCAGCGGATCCCAGCCCGGGCTCACACCGAAGGCGGCACCGGCATCCGCAGCCGCGTCGACGTCCGACGGGGTGAGGAGCGTTCCCGCTCCCACAATGCTGTCCGTGCCCGATGCGGCGGCACGCACCGCATCGGCGCCGGCGGACGTGCGGAAGGTGATCTCGACGATCGTGATTCCGCCTGCGGCGAGGGCGCGGGTCAGCGGAACCGCCTGCGCCGGGTCATCGATCTCGATGACGGGAACGACGCGA from Leucobacter allii carries:
- a CDS encoding sugar ABC transporter ATP-binding protein, translated to MTQQDHPQRVDGAPGSGGQIVFEARAVSRSYPGVQALDGVTLSGHGGKVLAICGANGAGKSTLAKILAGIETPSSGSVRVVGADVEIDSPASAFDAGVLLMHQEPVLIDTFTIEENVMLRGLSGADGNRAWRTVQKPDRAKVREALAAVGMEDVPLTCLAGSLGPGQRQMLALSRAVIQPHRVLLLDETTASSTEEHFKDVQALVEREKAAGVAVVFVSHRMPEVFALADDIAVLRGGRLIDVVDARETDQDEVLSLMIGEAVAALEPPRYEPPEGAPPLVEVSGWNAGSARDISFEIGAGEVLGIYGLVGSGRSSVARSLSGHQPSSGGAMRLGGATLRPDSVKRALRAGIVYVPEDRKKEGFIPDFSNGQNLTLATLGKNSRGGVLSPSRERARVRELIAKYQVKGGGATLTRSLSGGNQQKVCIAKWMETEPDLVVLDEPTKGIDVGARMNIYEIIRDLAAQGKSVLVITSEAEEALMLCNRVAVLRDGALVAEYSTADATTDDLIRASLGGETA
- a CDS encoding ABC transporter permease, whose amino-acid sequence is MTDIATHPTRPQPRADREGPGSAFLGWLSGQYALGILVVLLVIAGLSTSAFFTPRNLTNVILQVSVVGIVALAQFLVVLTGGIDISVGSVVGLSGVLAAGLFGGENVLVAILVALAVGLLVGVINGYLVAFRGLEAFIVTLGMMALARGLVYAQTEGVPVSPGAENFRVIATTAVGPVPLLGIIWIAIAVGIWFLVSRTVFGRRVYALGSSRQAAEASGIPVRSTTLWVYMIAGLLVGFAGFLLASRVGSATPTGGLNYELDTIAAVVIGGASLVGGRGRVFGTVVGVLIFGVISNLLVLLNVSTFLQDAFRGGLILVAVLLTTIQLRARKRAAA
- a CDS encoding sugar ABC transporter substrate-binding protein; the protein is MKFIRRTAKVAAVAGSLALVLSGCSTIGSDTGGGDREAGGKALDEVVIGFAQRQVDAPYFAAMVQIAEDRAKAEGWEVRVQNADGDAVTQIDQAQTLVSQGVDVLVVDSMSPASQKVQFADIAQEVPLVFVDTGIDEVGITTVQSDNYEIGKLSGGLTAERIGAGSEITVAVLNGGPDDEVVGPQRQQGFLDGLEAGGVGYEVVAEQPAVYSQDRAVPATENILSAHPDVDLILGLNDSMALGALTVLEDQGNTTTLVAASADGQKEAIKKMMDEGCDAQYVSTGLNSPELAADEAFTIALQIATGEAAASDFEPVIHTEAVGIDCDNAAEYYNADSLF
- a CDS encoding L-idonate 5-dehydrogenase, which produces MEQPLLESDGVLVRVAFGGICGSDLHYYRHGRNGIYELRSPLVLGHEIVGTIAEIAPGVPGDLLVGQAVAIHPAIPTPPPGGAAGHGLHLAPGGSYLGSASTVPHTPGGFAEFVRTTADQLRRLPEGLPLRRAALAEPLAVALHGVDRYEGDYAGKRVLVSGAGPIGCLAIAALRRRGAGEIVATDMWEEPLRVARMVGADEARRLGVDPPLADDAFDVVIEASGSPAATVSALRAVRRGGTIVQLGMLPDGELPVPLASLVSREVTLRGSQRFDVELDESVRILAHSEALDAVVSHVFPVEHARKAFETAADSRGSTKVLIEF
- a CDS encoding transketolase, giving the protein MNDTPHGDAGTDPAEVVARLRDRATFIRTETVRLIEIAKVGHYSSVFSAAEILATLYYDVMHLTPERPDDPDRDRFTIGKGHAAVGMYPILADLGYYPMSALDTYAHLGSAFGDHPDMTKIPGIDFSSGSIGHALSNGIGMALAGRMEGRDFSVFVMLGDGEMQEGQVWEAAMSAAHHKLDRVVAIVDRNGFQLDGEVDDIIGIEPIAEKWRAFGWRVVEVDGHDVEAVRTVLREAKHREPDGVPTCVIARTSKGKGVAYMEEEPGWHLGYLAPQDAERAVAEIRNTKTKGADV
- a CDS encoding transketolase family protein codes for the protein MSSTLDAGSWQYRALNELNPGLDYLSLGLEDLVAAGAPVVAGTADLTYSNGLNRFQASHPDRFVQFGISEQHMVSAAAGMATAGTMPFVATFASFLGLLCCEQIRMDVAYTKLPVRLVGHHTGISLGFYGTSHHATEDISTMRAIAGLTVVSPADGPQLRAAIRASADWPEPIYFRISRGRDPQVYGDGVEFEFGKGIEHLRGTDVTIIACGILVHAALQAAERLAEEGVSVGVVDMPTVKPLDEDLVRDVAGRTGVIITAEEHNIIGGLGAAVAEVLAEHPGGARLFRHGIRDEYSLIAAPTRLYAHYRLDGPGLAEVVREQLEPRS
- a CDS encoding MurR/RpiR family transcriptional regulator; the encoded protein is MSTSLLQSISDRLPALSRSERAVAEYVLQHREEVTRMTLAAVSRAAGVSEPTVIRFCASMGFAGFRGFRLEMARFLALGVPTTHSAIEESDALPTIITKIFDHTISSLDHTRRSFDPDSVARAIALIEAADRLHFFGFGASSIIAEDAEQKAALFGKPCSALADPHQQFMTAATADTGDLFVLVSHTGRTVPLSTIASEARANGAHVITITASSTGPLIDASDVAIVTATLEDTDVYTPTISRIAALVVIDILATTTAMKGEHVNLARLRGMKQKLAAFRSTLDPGSAPE
- a CDS encoding NAD(P)-dependent oxidoreductase; the encoded protein is MIAARERILVTPRSLTSAGLENVPELAPLIEAGYELLPGPPGRTPDETELSDLLSQDVVGYLAGVEPVSAEALRSAPALRVISRNGVGTDAIDMSAAAAAGIAVEVARAANAPGVAELTVLHMLAALRDFDGAVAAVRAGEWDRTRGGELGNRTVGIVGLGAIGRTVAAVAASFGADVLASDPFVEQSSLARMVDTAELFSSSDVITLHSPPGDRPLVDADALRALRHGAILINTARSSLVDDAAVLDALESGRLGAYAVDAFDAEPPALTPLLRHPRCRPTPHLGGFTEESMHRAVSLAVDNLLRGLGSEAA
- a CDS encoding shikimate dehydrogenase family protein, whose product is MTDQYPTFTATTLHPARRRTFYFIGVSTAKSSIRRVFPLWAEELGLGDVDFVGIDLPLHAPVDDYRAVVQFFRDDALSIGALVTTHKLDLYQAAADLFDYADPLTVLMDEISCISRRDGQLRAHAKDPITAGYALDAIVADGEWPGRSVFLMGAGGSAIAMAWHLTRAERGSDVPAEIVVSNRSQARLDSLAEVYAGFGTDVPLRCVLSPHPVENDAVLASMPAGSVIVNATGLGKDAPGSPLSDAAVFPARARVWDLNYRGDLVFLDQARAQEGERDLDVHDGWVYFIHGWTRVIAEVFDVDIPTSGAAFDRLGAIARDAREA
- the eda gene encoding bifunctional 4-hydroxy-2-oxoglutarate aldolase/2-dehydro-3-deoxy-phosphogluconate aldolase — protein: MPTRRDAQAELSATARALLSGNRVVPVIEIDDPAQAVPLTRALAAGGITIVEITFRTSAGADAVRAAASGTDSIVGAGTLLTPSDVDAAADAGAAFGVSPGWDPLTAARALERGLLVIPGVTGAGEIQQRLAEGHTTVKFFPAEANGGAAALAQLSAPFAHTGLSFMPTGGIGAHNAASYLAIPAVTAIGGSWVAPRALVAAGEWAQITALAAGATAALSTAGA